A single genomic interval of Candidatus Syntrophosphaera sp. harbors:
- a CDS encoding DNA internalization-related competence protein ComEC/Rec2 — MRQNKLPAPLLVPALLWCLGICLGKATDVPFLLWLALAAGVAVSAFLLRSQRTVFLLLLCLVLGALRFVADQKPSALDQVFLRQNHIQQDANFMVTKLLSREAGIYEIRLEELAGVRIREPLSLFSQSELKTGQLYSALLEVLPGKQDPVLDTYTARHRAYVRQNLSEVPRAGRFLPIAAWRVRLLEGLEAKLGADAGFAKALLLSDTSAKGMYRDKLTRSGMVHLIVVSGLHVWFVYAICMVLLNSFLPRRWGEAVFLVLIALYAALNHWSPAVVRAALMIGIMIIARWRSIPMAGAQLLALSLLVITVVSPNQLFNIGLQLSFLCIGVIILALPRITWIKERALPNDSLRLRLSRILDLLFLNLIVGLSILPLTLFYFGTGSLNGILGNVIGIPLSGLLLTLSFLVLFLPGGNFLGAAFVSSYRLVLLIFEAWMEWVAKLPFYLENTWINGWQLLGGFLLVFALLNCLKNMKFRWQILPFASLGLLLAFLPGLKSRPEGGIYVFNSGTADCILVRLTEGTNLLVDTGPRHWNAERSWASRKLLPWMQRKGIGKLDWMVLTHLDADHSGGFEDLASAHKLRNLIVTDETMRDPKWLDWEQTGLLEGVNVHCVTDTVTFAIQGAKLKFLHPDRSFFPVSSNASSLLFRMDYQDKRYLFTGDADTDAEAHLLLHYPEELKADYLKAGHHGSRTSSSREFVRAVRPDEVWITASARNQWGFPHPEPLDAFRRYAKRIRSTSEGTIYVPFAQKD, encoded by the coding sequence ATGCGGCAGAATAAGTTGCCCGCTCCGCTGCTGGTCCCGGCGCTGCTTTGGTGCCTGGGGATCTGTCTGGGCAAGGCGACGGATGTCCCTTTTCTGCTCTGGCTTGCGCTCGCGGCCGGAGTGGCAGTTTCGGCCTTTCTGCTCCGTTCCCAAAGAACCGTTTTCCTCCTGCTGCTTTGCCTCGTGCTGGGCGCTTTGCGCTTTGTTGCGGACCAAAAACCTTCCGCGCTGGACCAGGTTTTCCTGCGCCAAAACCATATTCAGCAGGATGCCAACTTCATGGTCACCAAGCTTTTGTCCCGGGAGGCGGGGATCTATGAGATCCGGCTGGAAGAACTGGCCGGGGTGCGGATCCGGGAACCTCTTTCTCTCTTCAGCCAAAGCGAATTGAAGACCGGGCAGCTCTATTCCGCGCTGCTGGAAGTGCTTCCGGGAAAACAGGATCCGGTGCTGGACACCTACACCGCCCGCCACCGCGCCTACGTCCGGCAAAATCTCAGCGAAGTCCCGCGGGCAGGGCGCTTTCTGCCCATCGCAGCCTGGAGAGTGCGGCTGCTGGAAGGTTTGGAAGCCAAGCTGGGCGCGGATGCTGGTTTCGCCAAGGCTTTGCTGCTATCGGACACTTCCGCCAAGGGCATGTATCGGGATAAACTCACCCGCAGCGGCATGGTGCATCTGATCGTGGTGAGCGGGCTGCACGTCTGGTTCGTCTACGCCATCTGCATGGTCCTGCTCAATTCATTTCTTCCCCGGCGCTGGGGGGAGGCGGTTTTTCTGGTGCTGATCGCCCTGTATGCCGCGCTGAACCATTGGTCGCCAGCAGTGGTGAGGGCCGCGTTGATGATCGGGATCATGATCATCGCGCGCTGGCGCAGCATTCCCATGGCCGGGGCGCAGCTTCTGGCCCTGAGCCTGCTGGTGATCACAGTGGTGAGTCCCAACCAATTGTTCAACATAGGCTTGCAGCTTTCCTTCCTCTGCATTGGGGTGATCATCCTGGCCTTGCCCAGAATTACCTGGATCAAGGAAAGGGCGTTGCCCAACGACTCACTCCGCCTGAGGTTGAGCCGAATTCTGGACCTGCTGTTCCTGAACCTGATTGTGGGCCTATCCATCCTACCGCTGACCCTGTTTTATTTTGGCACCGGCTCCCTCAATGGCATTCTGGGCAACGTCATCGGCATCCCCTTGTCGGGCTTACTCTTAACCCTCTCTTTCCTGGTACTGTTCCTGCCCGGCGGAAACTTCCTCGGTGCGGCCTTCGTAAGCAGCTATCGCCTTGTCCTGCTGATATTTGAGGCCTGGATGGAGTGGGTGGCCAAGCTGCCTTTCTATCTGGAAAACACCTGGATCAACGGCTGGCAGCTTCTGGGTGGTTTTCTGTTGGTATTTGCCCTGCTTAACTGCTTGAAAAATATGAAGTTCCGCTGGCAGATACTGCCCTTTGCCAGTCTGGGTCTGCTGCTGGCCTTCTTGCCAGGATTGAAGTCCCGCCCAGAGGGTGGCATCTACGTATTTAATTCCGGCACAGCGGATTGCATCCTCGTGCGCCTGACTGAGGGGACCAACCTTCTGGTGGATACCGGGCCCAGGCATTGGAACGCCGAACGAAGCTGGGCCTCGCGCAAACTGCTGCCCTGGATGCAGCGCAAAGGGATAGGCAAGTTGGACTGGATGGTGCTCACCCATCTGGATGCCGACCATTCCGGCGGTTTTGAGGACCTCGCTTCGGCCCACAAGCTCCGCAACCTGATCGTTACTGACGAAACGATGCGTGACCCCAAATGGCTGGATTGGGAACAAACCGGCCTTCTGGAAGGCGTCAACGTACATTGCGTGACGGATACTGTCACTTTCGCCATCCAAGGGGCCAAACTCAAGTTCCTGCATCCGGATCGCTCTTTCTTTCCCGTTAGCTCCAACGCATCATCGCTGCTCTTCCGGATGGACTATCAGGACAAGCGCTATCTCTTTACCGGGGACGCGGATACAGACGCGGAAGCCCATCTGCTGCTGCACTATCCGGAAGAGCTCAAAGCGGATTATCTCAAGGCCGGACACCACGGCAGCCGCACTTCCAGCAGCCGGGAATTCGTGCGCGCCGTGCGGCCGGACGAGGTGTGGATAACCGCTTCCGCGCGCAACCAATGGGGCTTCCCGCATCCCGAACCGCTGGACGCCTTCCGGCGATATGCCAAAAGGATCCGCAGCACCTCCGAGGGGACGATTTACGTGCCTTTCGCACAAAAAGATTGA